The Carassius auratus strain Wakin chromosome 34, ASM336829v1, whole genome shotgun sequence genomic sequence ATACAGTTTGCTTTCTTCTTTCAAGGCAGTGGTACATGCGATAGCCTTTATCAAATAAGCAATATAGGCTACTTATGCACTTCTAGAGAAAGCTGTTTCTCTACAGCCCTTTTTGAAGCCCAAATTTGGCTTTAGAAATGCAAGTATGTGAAAAACAAAGATGATGTGTTGCGGTTTCTACACTTCACTGAGTAGCACAATCTTTTTAAAGTGCACTATGATAGTAAGAAAGGATTCTTCAGCAAAAAATTAAGGGACAAATGTATGCAGTGTTGTCTTAGACTGCACTATTGGATGCTCAAAATTGgtcttttcttcacaaataaagattgaattaaaaaattagtgttttagatggtaatgttttgCACCTTTATTATggtttcacaatttttttatcatttaaaaggtACCTTGGTTAGCAAACATAGCATTTTTAAAAACCACATAGGGTCTTATATATTacacatgcaatatatatatactgtatatataaaatgtatgttgtgtTTATGTGATAAATGtggtatatataatttatgcatttataattgtgataattgtattaattatgataaatattataaaagtatgataaaaagtatacatttatatattaaaaataaataagtgtgtgtataataaacaatatattttttatttcaatgtatattaaaataagcaaacaaataaatatgtatacagtgtctgtgtgtgtgtgtgtgtgtgtatatttttctaatttatttattttttctccccCACAATATCACCTTGCCCTATAATCGTATATAATAAGTATATAATCGTATATGTATGTGATCTGTCCTATAGATCTTGTGCAGGACCCCATGCTGGTTCAAACTGGTcatagggctgcaactaacgattattttgataatcgattaatctgtcgattatttttacgattaatcgattaatcggtttatgtacttatattttagttttttccattttttccccaagtaaattattaataaagggtctttatcattcagcatagatttttaagagattttaaccattttgcattgtcatatcctcatcaaaaatatacctggagttgttttattaatcctttgtcgaactcttctgcaatcaaaacactgacccatactctagcaaaattcacaaggagatttcaaatattgtttttaccatggcagtccttagagctcctaaagtagtttaacatcccaaacaaagcttaaggaatctttgagaacatattttcacgaagtataaggataaaacagaataaaattgcagtgcattgtattttattatttactgggaaaaagctttatagcttatgctgtgaaattgtaaacaatccttcgaaaaaaaagtgccaatggcatgaaacttgaatggaactcacaatttaaagtaaaatccatcagaaggttgtccagaaaaaaaaattgggacacacacaaaaaaccttctgtgtgaaaaagagcagtgaatacttagaaaagaagtgcattttaaatatactcaaacatttacctctctcattcagtcataattaggctgcaagtctgaattatgaactggtaaacgtcaaactgatcacataacatgtttgtaaagctttaaatgttaactgttaaaaagcaatgttatcagcttttacgactaaacatttgcaaacaaccttgtactggagaatctgcacaaataaaattcttaggggccgttcacatatcgcacctaaaaacgcgtggaaaacgctagtcgcgccgctttctccttctttccaaagcgctcgggcagaagcgcccctgatgcgtctgcctttgctaagcaaccatgacgtgccctctccatgacgtgccctctccatgacttgccctctccatgaagacccggaaatttcagcaaaggataaatggatgcggtgtggacgcgcctggaaaaacgggcgcatcgcaccgcgtgcgtgtcgcgaccgcgtcgcttccattatgagagtgcatactgcgcgcctacataggaaataactaacttgagcacgcaaaagacacgatatgtgaacggccccttaaacagttcagtagtgcagagtttacaggttactcttcattttgaaggctcaaagtaaagtactgccacttcccgctgaatgctgcagagacgctgttcgggaagcacgtgacataaaacgaggccagctattggctattcgctacttcacctgctgtactggctgagtaaaacctccggtggctcattactgccacactttggtcaccgcagatatgaaatatgcacgaaatgagccgcttatggcaaataaaatttatttagcgacgaatcgattactaaattagttgacaactattttaataatcgattttaatcgattaaatcgattcgttgtttcagctctggAGTCCCTCCTGAAGTCCTCAAGTAAGACAAGTCCTTCGCATCATGACATCAAGTAGACATCAAGAGGAGGGGGAGGGAAGGCACAGTAACTCATTTGGGGGGCTTAGCCCATGAATGCCCCGTTTGGTGCCAAGTTGACCCTGATCATAActctaatgccgcgtttccaccacaggaactttacccaggaactagggacttggcctggtactcggtgtgtttccaccgcaggaaccaggaactaaataaagttccgggtaaaaaaatgcccctcagaaagtccctgctggcgaggtagtatgaggagcgctaaacatcctgattggttgagttcacgcagcattggttgagtccaaccaccatttatttggatcattttcaaaatataactgttattgtgtcatgaaatgtaattgtaaaagtatttcaaGCGAGAATGTAgttttttaaaactcaaatctgtggtttatttataaagacagcgcctatttaaaaatgtgtttcgccgatctcggagacatgagctccacgtgatcagcgggagctcagtgatcatctatccgccgagaagcagcctcacctcggatagaccttctgatatgtgccactggctctgatgtctctttagtggttaaacaacatataatttgtttttgggtaaatctaacaggttatctttggtctgtattcaatttatttatatgttaaaatgaaaataaggcaaatttatataatatttagtttcattgtaatgactgtatatacgcatatccctgaactaagtacatttctgcagctgttattatgtttaaaagaaaacgaaaggaggcagtggtacaGAAAGGAAAATTGCAGTGGCCAgggcgagctgactgaagttattaacctgttaaatgtcaccccgtcccgtatacgggacgcctacgttgactatactatattacaataaaatctaatctaatcttgacaaactatatatcgttggaaagatctaagactcccaaatatatattttaccaatatgttttgttaaaaattatgtaggtaatagatgaatttatgacaagagtgcaccctcagaaatctacattacaaaaggagctttgacctttgtttaaaaaaaagacttcctcgttgcctttttctctatcacattttagaaatcatcagaagttatatatcacttgaaaacataaaatctcaaaattcatccttcaaaacccattttaaaatcagacattgcattaccatgtaaatggtatgttttcagtcatgaattataaaaatttaggtttgtatcatgcacattcatctctatcttcaaaaacgtcagtgacagttaacaggttaagtccgctgctgtttgcagaatgcACTTGCGTCGtcgtggacatcacactcccgagtcgaatgcacaaagtccgcACTTCCGGAGGaggcacgtccaaaatcagcgtagtttgtattgagaaacgcgcccaaacctacgtcaccagtctatttgcctaatcttcccggtactttacaccgcggtggaaacacagaaagcaacaggtctagggggaaaaaagttcctgggaaaaaaagttcctggtacaaatgttccgggtaatttcggtggaaaagCGGCATAAGATATGTATATTAGAATTATGTCCCTTAAAgagatacttcaccccaaaatgaaaattttgtcattaatcacttacccccatgtcgttccaaacctgtaaagctttgttcatcttaggaacacaatgtaagatattttggatgaaaacctggaggcttgtgactgtcccattcacTGCCAAGTAAtgtggggtaagtgattaatgaaaacattttcattttagggtggagtaatCCTTTAACATAATGTACTGAACACTATGGACTTcaatttatgttctttttttaaacacacaattCCCCAACTGAACTTTTTAGGCTGGTAATGACTATAATTATGCAATTTAATTTTCCATAGCAGTCTTAgaagttttttctgagctcgGGGTGCTGTTGCCGATGGCAGTAGATGTGCTTTCTGACAGACAGGTCTGTGCCCCAGGGGTCAAGGCGTTTAATGCTGCACAGGAGATTGAGTTAGTGGAGAGGTCATGCTGGTTCACTCATGCTGGTGCTGCTGTAGCATCAAATAcatctttttttaatacatactTTCTGAATGAACGTCCAATTTCTTTTTCAAGAGGTGTTTTTAAGTTATTGTGTCCTTTATTTAGTACTTGAATATGCACAACTTTGCAtgatgacttttatttatttttatttgctggtGCAGTGCGATTCTCTTTTTGATTCCTTTAGCCATGATCACCGATACCATACAGTCAGATGAGAAGTCTATCCCGAAGAATAAGAAGAACATCAAAATGTGGTTTAGCCCAAAGAGTCGTAAAGTACGCTGTTGCATTGAGAAACCTGTTGACTCAAACAAATCAAATGAAGTCCAGGGAAAGAAAGCCAATCCATCATCTTCTTCCAAAGACCAGTCCGTCTTCAACTTCACCTCTTCCTCCCAGGAGTCTGGCTCATCCTCCCCTCCACAGGGGAAGGCAAatcagaaaataaagaaaaaaaggatcAGCCAAACCTCCAAACAAACTGGTGGTGGACAAAGGCCAAAAACATGGACTCAGACTATGCAAGAATGTAAGAGACTGAAGCCAGAGGTGAGTAATCAGCAGTGCAACTTTGGAAAAGTAGGtactaaagacaaaaaggatGGAGAGGACGAGACAGTGAGCTCTGCGGTTGACAACAGAAGGTCCAGTAAGATAGTTTCTTTCCATTTCCCTCACAGCCAATCTGAGGAGACCCATAAGGTTGTCCATCAAGGATAGAATCAAATTCCTGGTCCCCAAAAAAAGCATCCTAAGCAATTTGGAAGTTGAAGACTCTGAGAAACAAAACTCTGCCAATTTGAGTTTACCATATTATGAAGCACAGGTTGAGCCTGTCACTGATATCCTACAAGAATCCAATGAAAACAGTCCAGGGCTTCCTCATCCTTCTCTTGCCAGAGTGCTTAAGATAACCAGAGAGGATCAGGACAGTGATGATCCACAGAGAATGCCAAAACAACCCAGAACGATTTCAAGATGGAAGAAGAGATCATCTGGAGAAGAAACTGCTTCACCTGAAGACCACTCTCAGAGTCTGAGAACATGCAGACAGTCCAGTGAGAAGAACAATGTGAACCCAATCACACCAGCTACCCCTGACCTTGGGAGGAAGTCTTCAAGTGTGAGACACAAACAGGCAAGTCCGGCTTACATGAAGAGGAACCACAACGGAGAGACGCCACTGCACTTAGCTGCCATAAAGGTTTGTGTTCACTTACATCCGCGTGTTGCCAAAATTACATGCATTTGTGCTAATATAGGGTTTCAAAGTGACATAAAGTTGTGTTAAAATATAGTTTCTAGACAGCCTTTATCAAAACGTGGAAAATGTTTTCTTGTCCCATTTAAAAGTTGATAAGCACAGTAGGAATACAATATATTGGtactattttagttatttttttaagtggTATTTTGGATTGATCGACTGATATTTGATAATTGTATATGTGAATGCGTTATGCTCTTTTTACATTTAGGTGACTTTTTTTATCATCTAAAGCTCACTTAAAATtttcattaaatagtttttttaattaagatgttTTGTATAATCTAACAAATTTCAAAGTAAAATTAAATCTTTCATACTACTAATTGTAATGTTGAAATGCCTGAATtaacttgtagcatttaaaatttttaatttttacaaatgttctTTTACAAAATAGtgtaaatatgatattttttttttatatctgctaTTTATCACTTTTAGGCCGTGACTTGAAACTTATGATCGTCTCATAGGTATTAAATATTGGTGGATCcctatttttactatatttagtaaaataaaattgtgtgtgtgtatgtatatatatatatatatatatatatatatatatatatatatatatatatatatatatatatatatatatatatatatatatatatatttattcatatatttttatatattcatattttattattacgttgagaaataatgtaaaatactggtaaaatactataaaatttttttttttttttacaaattttgtaaACAAGTATTTTAGTTCCCCTTGCTTCacaaaaatcattcaaatttTAATGGTATACAGAACACGAATGAaagatataattataaaataaaccaaatttCTTGTGCCATTCATTATAAATGGCTTTTAAAGTGAAACTGAATACCAGAGTGTAGGAAatgtgctaaatgaataaactttACATGCTTAACAAGCACAAACTGTAAAAGTTGCATGTGTGGAGAAATAAACACTGAAACGCAAAAGGTAAAACCAGTCACAAGTCTGTAAACCCATTTTATACACATtagattatttacatttacatgttttcTTCCTCCTGTCCATGTGACCAATTTGTTTGTCTCTAACcagcagtatatatatttttttaactggtGGTTTGCTGTTCTTTGTTACCATTCCAGCAGCGATTCATTTTGGTCACTTAATGATTGATGCTAGGTCAGTGTTTGAGTCTGGTTGATCAATATCTGCTAACACAGACCTTTTGACCCTGGTCTTCTGAACAGGGTGATGTGGAAGAGGTCCGTAAGCTCCTTGCTCAGGGAGCCAACCCCAACCTGAAGGACAATGCAGGCTGGACATCACTGGTGAGCCAAGAGAAATCACACACAATCCTACATAAATCTTTTACACATAACATCCTTGTCTATATTTTGAGGCTGTCTGGGCTGAAATTCGATGGAAAGCTTTTCCCTATATGTTATCCTAGCATAATGCTAAAGGTTCACTGAATACTACAGTATATTGTCTTAATGGTTATTGTAGATTTTACCATTacctttctgtgtttgtttttgttttgtttgttgttgttttttttgtttcatttagccGATTAAGTGTAAGATCAATGTAGCTTTTTGCATTTGGAAATGGTCAAATGAAATATGAGCATTGGTTGTGCAAATTTAGCTTGTAGCTTGTACATTTACTGACAAAATTCCACACAaagctataaaaataaattcagtgcaccaAGCATCAAtgctatgttttattttattgtttgctttctacaatatattttaattatattttattacgttatgaatatttttgcaatattGTCCTCTAAACTAAGgcatcatcacaattaaaatgatCATGCTTTTGCAAGCTGTTGGGTCAAAACCACATTATTTACTGAAAGGTTAAACCGTGTTGTTTGGGGGAAGTTGTCACATGTTAAAGGATATGAAttggtttatatatttttttaagttgcatttttttttttttatcgtgacACTGTTTAAATTGTCAATGCTTTAATGTTTCAATAAAATGTTCAATAGCAGGTttcattgtgacaacttaccccatataAAGTTTTAGACAATGCTTACCCCATGTTTCAGTATATCTTTCTTTCCTTAACAGTACTGTACTTTTatcatataattgttttatagCTTCTACAATTTGTGATTCTACAGAAATATACTTTAATAAGTGAACATACACTTAGAAATATTCAGTGACCCCTGCAAGTGCGACCCCTAGCTCAGGTTGCTTAGGGCTTGAAAATTTGTGACAAATGTACTTTACAGTTTATATAATGCATCATCATTTCTTTCACATTATAGTAGACTGTTGAGAATTAGGAAAGAGGATTCTTAACAGCTGAATCGTAAATCTTCTATGAAAAACCTTTCACAACTGAATAATAATGAACCACACCATGTTCTAAGTTTCTTAAAGAAAGATCTCTGTGAATATATAACTGCATTTCCCCTCAGTCATAAATCCCACAGGTTTATATGAAATGCCTTTGCCAAATTGTAGATTCTAGGGAATAATTGGGTCCAAACTATTATAATAATGCTATTGCTCTTTTAATCCTTCATAATAAGACAACATTTTTATATCTGCTACCAAGGCAGTTATGtattgtatttgtgtttgtgtttttgcagCATGAGGCTTGTAGTCTGGGTCACCTGGGAGTGGTGGAGGAACTGCTTCAGCAGGGGGCGCTGTTGAACACCCCAGCCTATCAGAACGACTCTCCACTCCATGATGCCGTAAAGAATGGGCAAATAGCAGTGGTCAAGCTCTTGGTTGAACGAGGCGCATCCCAAAATGTCCTGTGAGTACTTGACCTTACATTACTTCTTGGTATTTTTGTGGAAGCTGGATATATTTGAAATGGTTATCTTTTGTCAAGTCCAGTCAAAAGTTTTGAAGGAGATTGTGTTGTATGcctttattcctttattatttgtattattattgttagcaattttCAAACCAGTTTttgctgtttaatgttttttgttgaactgtgatgcttttttttctggattGATACAATTGTCattgtaccgtattttccggactttttttcatagtttgtctggtcctgcggcttatagtcaggtgcgacttatcaaaattaatttgacatgaaccgagagaaatgaaccatgAGAAAACTTTACCGTCTaaagccaccagagggcgctctatgctgctcagtgctcctgtagtctacactgaaaacatatagcaccctcttgcggctgtagacggtaatgttttctcttggttctaaataaatgcgacttatagtccagtgcgacttatttatgtttttttcctcgtcatgacatattttttggactgatgcgacttatactcaggtgcgacttatagtccaaaaaatatggtatttactttcacttttgatcaattcaccGAATCCTTGCCGAATACAAatgtacatttctttctttttcattttatattttatgtatatattgtttttgtttttttgtgtgtgtattttttattgttgtttaggTTTTTGCACCATCTACTGAAATGATAACTTTACAAATTAAAAGTTCTtaatcttatttaattatttatttaaatttaagttttatgtaTACAAACCAAAAATAGGATTTGTCGTAAATTAATGCATCTAGCATCAAACATTTATTGCAAATACTATTTAATGGATAAGTCAATTTACCTGCTTGACACTGCACCTCAGCGCTACAAAATAAAAGATGTTGCAAAATCTCCACAGGTTGACACATTTCTACTGTTGAATGGTATACCATCACTTATACTTCTTAGCCCACTTATGTGAAAGTATTTTATTCAATCATTTTATAGGTAAATTTTTTGTAACTTGTGACTGTGCAGTGGTGTGTACCTGGTGTAGAAATGTTCGGGAACTTCTGCTCCGCTTCCTCCCACTTGCCCTTTATCTTAATGAACTCTATTTCTCCGAGATTGGCAGCGAAACCAGATGAACAAATGCTCATCCCAAGAGCTCACTGCATGCGTCTCTGCATCTCTTTTTGTCTGTCTGCCCTTTGTACATTGATTGACTAGTGCTGTGCTGTACTGGGAGTGTGCATAAAGCATCAGCAGATTTATGCTTCGTTAGTCAGTGGTGAAGTGAAGCATCAGCTCTGTCATAGAAGCACTGCTCTGAAGCAATCCACTCCTGTCACACATAATCAATCACTTTCACTCCTTGTGGTCTGGAATCGAAGCAGTAGGGCTATAGGTGGAACTGCTGTGGACAGAGCCTTCTCTGTAATGTGTGGTATGAATTGACTGGCACATCCCTGCAGTACCAGCAGTAATCTTTAATGCTTTTCAGATCTGAAAAGGCGCTCCTTGAGGGACCGGGAGGGTAGCAAGTACAAGCAAGACTAGTGACTCTAGTGAGCTACATAAGCAGCATCCTAACTGTCACCGAACCTCACGAGTGACTGATTTGGAATGCTCTACGTggacagatacattttttttttattaaatgttattcacTAGCATGTAAAAGTTTGGGTTTGGTAAGATATTAAATGTCTTTCAGAGAAGTCTCTTAGGCTAACCAAGGCAGTTTACAAATGTTCTTACAACTTAGTATAATTTATTCCTTCCTAATACTAAATTTTTccagatataataaatatatttctgatgtttttGAAGGATATGTCTAATGCtcaacaaggttgcatttatttgatcaaaaatacagtaaaaatgtaatattgtgagaaattattacaatttgatattattattttttttaagtgcttaaTGGTTCTAAAGGTTCTTATGCTCTTAAATTAAATGCTTATTTACTagggttcaaaagtttggggttggtatttaatatttttatagaagtCTTATACTCCCCAAGGTTTCATCTATTTGAGCAAAACACAGTAAAAgtacttaaaataacttttctattttaatatattctgaaaaacaagttatgcttgttaaggcaaagctgaatttatagcatcattactccattcttctgTGTCACGAAGaaagccttcagaaatcattctaatatgccagaTTTGGTGCTTTTCTTATTATtactaatgttgaaaacatttgtgcttcttaaaatttttgtggaaactgtgatgtttAATGAATATAActttcaaaagaacaaaaaagtaCTCTTTTACCCAAGATTTTATTGGTAGTATATTTGTTCCTAGTTACCTGTATTTGTTAGTGTACATTTATAATCCACCATCACTTCATCCCACTTTGATAGTAgcctaaattttttattaataatgccTGCTTGGCTGATTGTCAGTATCTACCACACCCATTGAAATATCAGTTTTGGGGACCACTAAACTTGCATATTTTCAGCGTGTTGGTTTCTATTCTGACATTGCCTTCTCTTTGAAGGAAGTGTCCTAGGAGGCAGCATAATTAAGATGACACCTAGTAAGGCAGTTTCCTACTAGGCTGTACAATTcaatagctgctgttccaaccaagtaaaattaattagtttaacccaagctaaagaataataatgtgcatttgatcagatacaactgcagtcacaaattattagatgcattatttgaatgcttggtaaaaggtaatatagatttaaacagagtGTGTGTCTTAACCCCGAACATTATCGTGAAGGCTATtcgagtttgggagccaaatgtgagaaagctctacctcttttagtggactttgctatcttaggaactaccaaaagtccagcgttttgtgaccttagggagtgtgatggattgtaacgtggtagaagactagttaggtacacaggagctaaagtGTTTAGGGCcatataggtaagtaatgataatttgttactgatacagaacttaataggtaatAAAATTGggataatatgatcatattttcttgacctcgtaaggactctagccagtGCGAAAACAGAAGAGCTGTGTACTAGTAGAAACATTTTAGATGGATTCGGCTTGCATAAGCTCGATTAGTTTTGTTGATGTAATCCAAGCTTTAATGCTTAGCGCCGCCATTCTTGATTAGTTTGGTTAAGTGGACAGGAACAGCTGGAGCACCTTCGAGGACTAATTTTCACATCTCCATTGATCTGTGATTTATTGGTCCTTTTACCGCTGACATCTGTGTCTGATTTGTCAACTGCGAGATGGATGCTGTTGCTGAGAGGTTTTAGCTTACTAATATCTCTCTTTTACTGCATGGAGTGTCTCATTTTGCTGGAGGTGATGAATGCACACCTCCCCTTTATCAGTATGGGTAACACACACGCCTGTAGGTGGTGTCTGCGTATGAGACACTTTGGCATTATTGGATTTTCTCTTTTTGAGATTAGAAGCTGTGTGTCGCaccaaaacaaaatcatttacatCCTATGGGAGTGAGAAGAGACTGTGGGCTTGTATGGGGGTGTGGGGGTGGCTCATGAATCCAAATGAAATTTTATGGACCAGTGGACCTCTTAATTGCCCCCCAGGTGTTATCTGTGCTGAAGCTTAATCTCAACATACAACCCTctccactttattttatttccaccTCTCTTTCCACTACCATCCAACAGGGACAAATGATCTAACGAGGGGCCGTCACACACTGCTTGCCAAACAGATCCTCTTCGGATTTGTCCTAGGCCTTAACATCTCGCTTATCTGATAGTTTTGCATACTAAGTGAGTTGCACTGTGTAAACCAGGCCCTTTTTCACTCATGTGTGGAAGCTTGTTTCCGTGActgaataaaaaaggtaattgtgactgcTCAACATGCAGGATTTTCAGTAAACATCCCACAATGTAAACATTTTTCCCTCAGAATTTTGtgatgtaaactcacaattgcattttataaaatctgacttatgagatataaacttgcagttttaagaaaatgtcagaattgtaagTTGTTTTTTGTGGATGCTTTGATTTCTATTGTTTGAATAGTAAGTTTAAAAGAACCGtactttttgtaatttaaaacttTCCTAACATTCTAAAcatctttgctgtcactttagatcaattgaaaggcatccttgcaaaataaacgtattaattttcctattaactttattaaaattataattaacataGGGAAATATTCTAGCGACAGCGTAAAGATTTTGCTTGcttacttttaaaaaacaaaacgtattgttataaatataaaagttcCCCAAGAAGAAAATTGCATCAAAATGAGAGTAATATAAATTCAGATATATATCTTTTGTTTGCCTCTGCCACAAAACTCCCATTCTCTATGACTGTTTCAGACAAGACTTGTGAGCATCCTTTTGAACCATAAAATGACAAA encodes the following:
- the LOC113053806 gene encoding LOW QUALITY PROTEIN: BRCA1-associated RING domain protein 1-like (The sequence of the model RefSeq protein was modified relative to this genomic sequence to represent the inferred CDS: deleted 1 base in 1 codon; substituted 1 base at 1 genomic stop codon), which produces MITDTIQSDEKSIPKNKKNIKMWFSPKSRKVRCCIEKPVDSNKSNEVQGKKANPSSSSKDQSVFNFTSSSQESGSSSPPQGKANQKIKKKRISQTSKQTGGGQRPKTWTQTMQECKRLKPEVSNQQCNFGKVGTKDKKDGEDETVSSAVDNRRSSKIVSFHFPHSQSEETHKVVHQGXNQIPGPQKSILSNLEVEDSEKQNSANLSLPYYEAQVEPVTDILQESNENSPGLPHPSLARVLKITREDQDSDDPQRMPKQPRTISRWKKRSSGEETASPEDHSQSLRTCRQSSEKNNVNPITPATPDLGRKSSSVRHKQASPAYMKRNHNGETPLHLAAIKGDVEEVRKLLAQGANPNLKDNAGWTSLHEACSLGHLGVVEELLQQGALLNTPAYQNDSPLHDAVKNGQIAVVKLLVERGASQNVLNMFGLRPVDYALTPEMQEVLRMAPEAPHPITRTPSPPTSLTKAEGCVRETGPVVVIGSQLTQIQQKLLAKAAQLFGGKQVKSFSSAVTHVVVPDVPIMPSTLTTLQGVLNGCWILRFSRVSCSLQAVSWVSESEYEAGDGPPRARVNRGSLLPPLFDGCFFFMLGSFCKPPKDELIQLVNEGGGQLLNRQPKPESDVTQTLNAATYHAQPGSDQVLCTQYILYDPQSSYKPQKVRVGKVWSAPSTWLLDCIAAFQLLPVPEH